One window from the genome of Musa acuminata AAA Group cultivar baxijiao chromosome BXJ1-4, Cavendish_Baxijiao_AAA, whole genome shotgun sequence encodes:
- the LOC135640392 gene encoding hydroxyproline O-galactosyltransferase HPGT1-like: MQSRGSGPRPLSRISSIMLSMFATMASFYVAGRLWQDAQNRVYLIKELDRRTGQGQSAISVDETLKLVACRHQQKKLAALEMELAAARHEGFVGQYSSETNGTYSRKRLLVVIGIVTEFGRKKHRDAVRKSWLSTGAAMKKLESEKGVVARFVIGRSANQGDGLDREIDDENSQTKDFIVLDNHVEASEEGPKKTKLFLVYAADTWDAEFYAKVNDDVYVNIDALGTMLASHLDKPRVYIGCMKSGEVFSELSHKWFEPEWWKFGDGKSYFRHASGEMFVVSRAVAQFISINKSILRTFAHDDVSVGSWMIGLDVKHVNEGKLCCSSWSSGAVCAAA; this comes from the exons ATGCAGAGCCGGGGATCTGGTCCCCGCCCTCTCTCCCGAATCTCCTCCATCATGCTGTCGATGTTCGCCACCATGGCTTCCTTCTATGTCGCCGGCCG TCTTTGGCAGGACGCGCAGAATAGGGTTTATCTCATCAAAGAACTCGATCGAAGGACTGGGCAG GGTCAGTCTGCTATTTCCGTCGACGAGACGCTGAAGTTAGTAGCCTGCAG GCACCAACAGAAGAAATTAGCTGCACTTGAGATGGAGCTTGCTGCGGCGAGACATGAAGGTTTTGTTGGGCAGTACTCTTCAGAGACCAATGGGACTTATTCTAGGAAAAGGCTGCTGGTTGTTATAGGAATAGTCACAGAATTTGGACGGAAAAAGCATAGGGATGCAGTTCGAAAGTCGTGGCTGTCAACTG GTGCAGCAATGAAAAAATTGGAATCAGAAAAAGGTGTGGTAGCACGATTTGTAATAGGACGAAG TGCAAATCAGGGAGATGGTTTGGACAGAGAGATTGATGATGAAAATAGTCAGACAAAGGACTTCATTGTTCTC GATAATCATGTAGAAGCTTCAGAAGAAGGCCCAAAGAAGACAAAGCTGTTTTTAGTTTATGCTGCAGATACCTGGGATGCTGAGTTCTATGCTAAGGTTAATGATGATGTTTATGTTAATATTG ATGCTTTGGGAACAATGCTTGCATCACACTTGGACAAGCCCCGTGTTTACATTGGTTGTATGAAATCTGGTGAAGTTTTCTCTGAGTT GAGTCACAAGTGGTTTGAACCAGAGTGGTGGAAGTTTGGTGATGGAAAATC GTACTTCCGTCATGCTTCTGGTGAAATGTTTGTAGTCTCCAGAGCTGTTGCACAGTTTATTTCCATCAACAA gtcTATTCTTCGCACATTTGCCCATGATGATGTCAGTGTTGGATCATGGATGATTGGTCTTGATGTTAAGCATGTTAACGAAGGAAAACTATGCTGCTCATCGTGGTCCTCAG GAGCCGTATGTGCAGCTGCATGA